The following proteins are encoded in a genomic region of Liolophura sinensis isolate JHLJ2023 chromosome 7, CUHK_Ljap_v2, whole genome shotgun sequence:
- the LOC135470987 gene encoding neuronal acetylcholine receptor subunit alpha-10-like, translated as MFPRNVHLGLLLTVCLCPCFIQSATFRDEDALRTSLFVNYSNQIRPVVDQSQIVFVYVNFTLYSIQQLDSKNQVLTTTASLGMTWKNELLTWRKEDFGGIEDILLLPSQVWIPDIVVYNGASGHNFMGSDDYLIRLFNDGSTLWFPGSVLETQCSIAVSKYPFDTQSCDIEFSMWMNPAKQVQLVSILPKADLTLFTENGEWELANNTVQNASIMFEAPYSFLKAKLFLKRRAAYHVINTVLPVLILSILNVLVFVLPPEAGEKMSLAITVLLAYAVFLSIINENMPTISTSVSILAVYMVLILALGTMSTFLSAVVLHYAYNEDGRRRRFFSLDFIRSRKGPIKQERKGSLAFVNNACSEADKNTGHGAPYAVREDADKGPVMRDYYTSFINPKARDVVDKIDVIAFWLFLAITILLFIVIVAILSVPRL; from the exons ATGTTCCCTAGAAACGTTCACCTTGGGCTTCTTCTGACAG TTTGCCTGTGTCCATGTTTCATCCAATCAGCCACGTTCAGAGATGAGGATGCTTTGCGGACGTCCCTCTTTGTAAACTACAGCAATCAGATACGACCAGTTGTCGACCAGTCCCAAATTGTCTTTGTTTATGTAAACTTCACTTTATACTCCATTCAACAACTA GACTCGAAAAATCAAGTTTTAACAACGACAGCCAGTCTTGGAATG ACATGGAAAAACGAGCTTTTAACATGGCGTAAAGAGGACTTTGGTGGCATAGAAGATATCTTGCTTCTGCCCAGCCAGGTTTGGATTCCAGACATTGTAGTTTACAATGG GGCCAGTGGTCACAATTTCATGGGTTCCGACGATTACCTGATTCGGCTGTTTAATGATGGGAGTACATTGTGGTTTCCTGGCTCTGTGTTAGAGACACAGTGCTCAATAGCTGTCTCTAAGTACCCATTTGACACACAGTCCTGTGATATCGAGTTCTCCATGTGGATGAATCCTGCTAAACAGGTACAGCTTGTGTCTATCCTACCTAAAGCAGACTTGACACTCTTCACTGAAAATGGTGAGTGGGAACTGGCCAATAACACTGTGCAAAATGCAAGCATCATGTTCGAGGCCCCGTACAGTTTCCTGAAGGCCAAGCTTTTCTTGAAACGAAGAGCAGCGTACCACGTGATCAACACAGTATTACCCGTCCTCATCTTGTCGATCCTCAACGTTTTGGTGTTTGTACTTCCGCCGGAAGCTGGGGAGAAGATGTCCCTGGCTATTACGGTTCTCCTGGCATACGCCGTATTCCTGTCAATTATCAACGAAAACATGCCCACGATATCAACAAGTGTCTCTATTTTAG CTGTGTACATGGTTCTGATCTTGGCGCTGGGAACAATGTCTACCTTCCTGTCAGCCGTGGTTCTACACTATGCTTACAATGAAGATGGTCGGCGAAGGCGCTTCTTCTCCTTAGATTTCATCCGATCACGCAAAGGTCCTATTAAGCAGGAGAGAAAGGGGTCATTGGCGTTTGTCAATAATGCATGTAGCGAAGCGGACAAAAACACTGGACATGGCGCCCCATACGCCGTACGTGAGGATGCGGACAAGGGCCCAGTGATGCGAGACTACTACACCAGTTTCATCAATCCTAAGGCACGAGATGTGGTAGATAAGATTGATGTGATTGCCTTCTGGCTCTTCCTGGCAATTACCAtccttttatttattgttattgtgGCCATTCTCTCTGTTCCCAGACTGTAA
- the LOC135471352 gene encoding acetylcholine receptor subunit alpha-1-B-like, protein MATGLTDERSNVTMKQTFSCTVFLLKVLTATVVTPVFSYTAWDEKNLRTKLLTNYNTKILPGWNQSETFFIHMGFALHTILDLDEKHQVLKLSGNLQLKWENHMLRWNPSDYGGIKAIQFNPHQQWTPKLAVGNSVNSDAVIGSGDYLVRVFYDGTTLWYPTVVTKTKCTIRVTQYPFDTHTCPVTWNAQMYTTQRMFLNASRANLALHLFHENGEWELTYHRVHNEEGFHSDGVLFSKVVCELTLKRRAEYHVINTVLPVLMLSLLNAVVFLLPPESGEKMSLSITVLLAYALFLSAYGETMPSTSNSVSALAVYMVFTLGLGTMSTFLSAIVLNYAYDDENSSGRFFSPGCFRADQVSHGKQQSLHASGNEIQETALCEEPSVNTRRDNPLSLNFVRNRALVKRIDIACFWIFLGLVILLAVVCIVIMIESDVERG, encoded by the exons ATGGCAACAGGACTGACTGATG AAAGGAGCAACGTGACAATGAAGCAGACGTTTAGTTGTACAGTCTTTCTATTGAAAG TATTGACGGCAACGGTTGTGACCCCTGTATTCTCCTACACCGCTTGGGATGAAAAGAACTTAAGAACAAAACTTTTAACCAACTACAACACTAAGATTCTCCCGGGTTGGAATCAGTCGGAAACATTTTTCATTCACATGGGCTTTGCACTGCACACAATACTGGATCTG GACGAAAAACACCAAGTACTTAAGCTGTCTGGAAATTTACAACTG AAGTGGGAAAATCACATGTTGCGATGGAATCCGTCCGATTATGGGGGAATCAAAGCTATCCAATTCAATCCACACCAGCAATGGACGCCAAAGTTAGCTGTTGGAAATAG CGTGAATTCTGATGCTGTCATAGGGTCAGGAGATTACTTGGTGAGAGTGTTCTATGATGGAACCACCTTGTGGTACCCAACAGTAGTgaccaaaacaaaatgtactatCAGGGTTACACAGTACCCGTTCGACACACATACCTGTCCTGTTACATGGAATGCACAGATGTACACCACACAGAGGATGTTCCTGAACGCATCTCGAGCTAACCTAGCATTGCACCTCTTCCATGAAAATGGAGAGTGGGAGCTCACGTATCACCGTGTGCATAACGAAGAGGGTTTCCACAGTGATGGCGTCCTGTTCAGTAAAGTCGTCTGCGAGCTTACCCTCAAACGTCGCGCTGAATATCACGTGATAAACACGGTGTTGCCGGTCCTGATGCTGTCTCTTTTGAACGCTGTGGTGTTTCTTCTTCCTCCTGAATCCGGCGAGAAGATGTCACTATCCATCACAGTTCTATTAGCCTATGCTTTATTTCTATCTGCCTACGGTGAGACAATGCCATCAACGTCTAACAGCGTTTCTGCTCTAG CCGTGTACATGGTTTTCACTCTTGGACTGGGTACAATGTCAACATTTCTGTCAGCCATTGTCCTAAACTACGCTTATGACGACGAGAACTCCAGTGGACGGTTTTTCTCCCCGGGATGTTTCCGGGCTGACCAAGTTTCCCACGGAAAACAGCAATCTCTCCATGCCAGTGGGAACGAAATACAGGAAACAGCACTTTGTGAAGAGCCATCTGTGAATACAAGAAGAGATAATCCACTTTCACTGAATTTCGTAAGAAACAGGGCTCTTGTGAAAAGGATCGACATAGCCTGCTTTTGGATATTTTTAGGACTTGTTATTTTATTAGCTGTCGTGTGTATTGTTATCATGATTGAAAGCGATGTCGAAAGGGGTTAA
- the LOC135470986 gene encoding galactose-3-O-sulfotransferase 3-like: protein MPETGLMDKIKPSDVENSRMQPSNKTHAYVLKTDCKEVLKVAFLKTHKTGGTTVMNVIQRFGHVRNLVFALPRSTNYLGFGETVTPNAILPAPKGQSYDLLINHVVYNRHAFRQIMPKETVYVTIIRHPMEQFLSAIEYLKGKLGYLKKLPENNSASAFLRNASYYETKDHKWSFTNNRMSFDLGLDHTLYHDAAKVKQFIRDIDQDFKLVMITEYMDESLLLLKKYLCWSFRDILYIPRNVNIKKVRYNFTSEERKAHRTWAKADYELYDYFLFKFKKLVDMEGSRFTQELRVFKTMLLSVRKFCVSGQYRHRWLKINKTTWNEEFEVTGKDCEYMLLEEVPFLQRTRTQYIRKLRRYGTSPWIVHRFNPAKIRRPTIVRRPIMHQQPTVNRRKYSRSFNRARLRRPR from the coding sequence ATGCCCGAGACAGGCTTGATGGATAAGATTAAACCGTCTGATGTCGAAAACAGTAGAATGCAGCCTTCAAATAAGACACATGCTTACGTTTTAAAGACTGATTGTAAGGAAGTATTAAAGGTGGCTTTCTTAAAAACGCACAAAACCGGAGGTACAACGGTTATGAATGTTATCCAGAGATTCGGTCACGTCCGCAATCTTGTTTTCGCCTTACCACGATCCACAAATTATCTGGGTTTTGGAGAAACCGTGACTCCAAACGCCATTCTTCCAGCACCAAAAGGACAGAGTTATGATTTACTGATCAATCATGTTGTGTACAACAGACACGCCTTCCGGCAAATCATGCCTAAAGAAACCgtttacgtcacaattattcgGCATCCGATGGAACAGTTTTTGTCCGCTATAGAATACCTGAAAGGAAAACTTGGATACTTAAAAAAGCTTCCTGAAAATAATTCCGCATCTGCATTCTTGCGAAACGCAAGTTATTATGAGACCAAAGACCACAAGTGGTCTTTTACCAACAACCGAATGTCATTCGACTTGGGTTTGGATCACACTTTGTATCACGACGCTGCCAAAGTGAAACAGTTTATCAGAGATATAGACCAAGACTTTAAGCTGGTCATGATCACGGAATACATGGATGAGTCTCTTCTCTTACTCAAGAAATATCTTTGTTGGAGTTTTCGAGATATTTTATATATTCCAAGGAATGTGAATATTAAGAAAGTTCGGTACAActttacatcagaagagagaAAGGCTCACAGAACGTGGGCAAAAGCGGACTACGAGCTATATGACTACTTTCTTTTTAAGTTCAAAAAGCTTGTAGATATGGAGGGCTCACGATTTACACAAGAGTTACGCGTGTTTAAAACAATGTTACTTTCGGTAAGAAAGTTCTGTGTGTCCGGTCAGTACCGGCACAGATGGCTGAAAATTAACAAAACGACATGGAATGAAGAATTCGAAGTGACTGGAAAAGACTGTGAATATATGTTACTGGAAGAAGTGCCCTTTCTACAAAGAACAAGAACACAATACATCAGAAAGCTCCGACGGTATGGCACAAGCCCATGGATTGTTCATCGATTCAACCCAGCTAAAATAAGAAGGCCAACGATCGTTCGACGGCCCATAATGCACCAACAGCCTACTGTAAACCGCAGGAAGTACAGCCGTAGTTTCAATAGGGCGCGTCTTCGTAGGCCAAgatga